One window from the genome of Gemmatimonadaceae bacterium encodes:
- a CDS encoding ABC transporter permease → MRPRRFFRLPWRTARQIRADIDDELQFHIAERVDALIALGTAPDTARAQALREFGDIDDARRYIDAVDRDIEAAQRRSDFMSDLLHDIAYAARKLRASPGFTLAAIATLALGIGANTAIFSVVNAVLLRPLPFPKSDRIMRIQFKQQGHGDASTPMDLVDYRTQATRFVGFSTMEPTTANISRDQGDAERVQALRVNANWFELLRVTPLVGRFFLPGEDQQGAPAVAVMSEELWRRDFSADPAIIGKTLRVNAKAVTVVGVVAANKHYPLTVEMWMPKQFDAQELSDAARGARWLGLVARVKDDADVDAARAEVTRISEAMEKRFPEDFRERRATAVPLHDYMVGDLRKPLYLILGAVVLVLLIACANVANLLLVRANARESELAIRAALGAGRGRLIRQLMTESVLLAIVGGGVGVLVAKIGMTKLLSSAPASLVMAQHASIDATTLALTAFVAIATGLLFGVLPALQANARQLASTLRAGGRGQNTRPGAHRTKQTIVVAELALAVVLLSGAGLLLRSFERLMSVDPGFKPDGVLTMKVALPAVKYDSTAARNLVATIEQRVRSLPGVDRSGVATYVPLDNSSYDFTFEIRGRPVPRPSDEPASEVRQVTPEFFSAMGIPVVRGRGIDATDIPTAPHVYVVNEAFAKKFFPNADAVGQSIRMDWGRDPKGATNQIVGVVGDVHSFGLEDAPEPTVYASLAQYPANGLTIVARSAAPATLAAALRGVMRDLDRDVPVYSVMTMRERVDASVGAQRFYASLIAIFAAVALVLAAVGLYGVIAYAVSQRTHELGVRVALGATTDRIARMVIGEGLALTVTGVGIGIAAALVFGHVMASLLFGVSARDPLTLTAVVVALGVVSTLASWLPARRAARVDPLVAMRGD, encoded by the coding sequence ATGCGCCCGCGCCGCTTCTTCCGCCTCCCCTGGCGCACCGCTCGTCAAATCCGAGCCGACATCGACGACGAGCTCCAGTTCCACATCGCCGAACGCGTTGACGCACTCATCGCACTCGGCACCGCACCCGACACCGCTCGCGCGCAGGCGCTGCGCGAGTTCGGCGACATCGACGACGCCCGCCGCTACATCGACGCCGTCGACCGAGACATCGAAGCCGCGCAGCGGCGGAGTGATTTCATGAGCGACCTCCTCCACGACATCGCCTACGCCGCGCGCAAACTGCGCGCGTCACCCGGGTTCACGCTCGCCGCCATCGCCACCCTCGCGCTCGGAATCGGCGCGAACACGGCGATCTTCTCCGTCGTCAACGCCGTCCTTCTCCGGCCGCTTCCATTTCCGAAGAGCGATCGGATCATGCGCATTCAGTTCAAGCAGCAGGGCCACGGCGACGCGAGCACGCCGATGGACCTCGTCGACTATCGCACACAGGCAACGCGCTTCGTCGGCTTCTCGACGATGGAGCCGACGACCGCCAACATCTCGCGCGATCAAGGTGACGCCGAGCGCGTGCAAGCGCTTCGCGTCAACGCGAACTGGTTCGAGCTCCTGCGCGTGACGCCACTCGTCGGTCGGTTCTTTCTCCCTGGCGAGGATCAGCAAGGGGCGCCCGCCGTCGCGGTTATGAGTGAGGAGCTCTGGCGCCGCGACTTCTCCGCCGATCCGGCGATCATCGGCAAAACGCTCCGCGTCAACGCGAAGGCGGTGACCGTGGTCGGTGTCGTCGCGGCGAACAAGCACTACCCGCTCACGGTCGAGATGTGGATGCCGAAGCAGTTCGACGCGCAGGAGTTGAGCGACGCGGCGCGCGGCGCGCGCTGGCTCGGCCTCGTCGCGCGCGTGAAGGACGACGCCGACGTCGACGCGGCGCGCGCGGAGGTGACGCGCATCTCCGAGGCGATGGAGAAGCGCTTCCCCGAGGACTTCCGCGAGCGCCGCGCCACCGCCGTCCCGCTGCACGACTACATGGTCGGCGATCTTCGCAAGCCGCTCTATCTCATCCTCGGCGCCGTCGTACTCGTGCTGCTGATCGCCTGCGCGAACGTCGCGAACCTGTTGCTCGTTCGCGCCAACGCGCGCGAGAGCGAGCTCGCCATCCGCGCCGCGCTGGGCGCCGGCCGCGGACGTCTCATTAGACAATTGATGACCGAGAGTGTGCTGCTGGCGATCGTCGGCGGCGGTGTGGGCGTGCTCGTGGCAAAGATCGGCATGACGAAGCTCCTGAGCAGCGCGCCGGCAAGTCTGGTGATGGCCCAGCATGCGTCGATCGATGCAACCACGCTCGCGTTGACCGCGTTTGTCGCGATCGCGACGGGACTCCTGTTCGGTGTGTTGCCCGCGCTTCAGGCAAATGCTCGACAGCTCGCGTCCACGCTGCGTGCGGGAGGGCGCGGCCAGAACACACGCCCCGGTGCGCATCGCACGAAGCAAACGATCGTGGTGGCCGAGCTGGCGCTGGCCGTTGTGCTGTTGAGCGGCGCGGGCCTCTTGCTGCGCAGCTTCGAGCGATTGATGTCGGTCGACCCCGGCTTCAAACCCGACGGCGTGCTGACGATGAAAGTCGCGCTGCCCGCGGTGAAGTACGATTCAACGGCCGCGCGAAATCTGGTCGCGACGATCGAGCAACGAGTTCGCTCGCTGCCTGGTGTCGACCGAAGCGGCGTCGCGACCTACGTGCCGCTCGACAATTCGTCGTACGACTTTACGTTCGAGATACGCGGCCGGCCGGTGCCGCGGCCAAGTGACGAACCCGCCAGCGAGGTGCGTCAGGTCACGCCGGAATTTTTCAGCGCGATGGGAATTCCCGTCGTGCGTGGACGCGGCATCGACGCCACGGACATTCCAACCGCGCCGCATGTCTACGTCGTCAACGAAGCGTTCGCGAAGAAGTTCTTCCCGAACGCCGACGCGGTCGGTCAGTCCATTCGCATGGACTGGGGACGCGATCCCAAAGGGGCCACGAATCAGATCGTCGGTGTGGTCGGCGACGTGCACTCCTTCGGCCTCGAGGACGCGCCCGAACCGACGGTGTACGCCTCACTCGCGCAGTACCCCGCGAACGGACTGACGATCGTTGCGCGCTCGGCTGCGCCGGCAACGCTCGCCGCCGCGCTGCGCGGCGTCATGCGCGATCTCGATCGCGACGTGCCGGTGTACTCGGTCATGACGATGCGTGAACGCGTCGACGCCTCCGTCGGTGCGCAGCGATTCTATGCGTCGCTCATCGCCATCTTCGCCGCCGTCGCGTTGGTGCTTGCCGCGGTCGGGCTGTACGGCGTGATCGCATACGCCGTGAGCCAGCGCACGCACGAGCTGGGGGTGCGCGTCGCACTCGGTGCGACGACCGATCGCATTGCTCGCATGGTGATCGGCGAGGGCCTGGCCCTCACCGTAACGGGCGTGGGCATCGGCATCGCGGCGGCGTTGGTATTCGGCCACGTGATGGCGTCGTTGTTGTTCGGCGTCAGCGCTCGCGATCCACTCACCCTCACCGCGGTCGTCGTCGCACTCGGCGTCGTGTCCACGCTCGCCAGCTGGTTGCCGGCGCGCCGCGCCGCACGTGTCGATCCGCTGGTTGCGATGCGCGGCGACTAG
- a CDS encoding PadR family transcriptional regulator → MSSQPLDLLQGTLDVLVLRALAWGPMHGYAVSRWIHERTDGVLTIEDAPLYKSLHRLERAGYVAAEWGLSEKNRRARYYTLTPTGRRHFHAEEATWRQYAAAVFKVLEPA, encoded by the coding sequence ATGTCCTCCCAGCCGCTCGACCTCCTCCAAGGCACCCTCGACGTTCTCGTCCTCCGCGCCCTCGCCTGGGGACCGATGCACGGCTACGCCGTCTCCCGCTGGATCCACGAGCGCACCGACGGCGTCCTCACCATCGAAGACGCCCCGCTCTACAAGTCACTCCACCGACTCGAACGCGCCGGCTACGTCGCCGCGGAATGGGGCCTGTCGGAAAAGAACCGCCGCGCGCGCTACTACACACTCACCCCCACGGGCCGCCGGCACTTCCACGCCGAAGAGGCCACGTGGCGCCAGTACGCCGCCGCCGTGTTCAAGGTCCTCGAGCCCGCGTGA
- a CDS encoding sigma 54-interacting transcriptional regulator, which produces MAIADVGVSAAILADPSFGFQSIVGESPLLREAIALAERVAGTRRTTVLLIGETGTGKELFARGIHYAGITASEPFVAINCAAIPDTLLESELFGHERGAFTGATTRKQGLLELAGSGTLFLDEVHHLPRLLQPKLLRALESRQIRRLGGLDEMPIDCRIIAAASPLLEQVVGTGEFREDLYYRLNVFSISLPALRDRLDDIEIIARHFLHQEAREYQQPKELSAEAVAALRVHRWPGNVRELKNVIERAAILSADARVVQAEHLMIQRRTMRAVNPEPGIGDIHIPPQGKLLEDIEREAVALTLRLTGGNQAAAARMLGISRPTLAKKMAPRAPQQPISSDRAQ; this is translated from the coding sequence TTGGCGATCGCCGACGTTGGCGTTTCCGCAGCTATTCTGGCCGACCCGTCGTTCGGATTCCAAAGCATCGTTGGCGAAAGCCCGCTGCTGCGCGAAGCGATCGCGCTCGCGGAGCGCGTCGCCGGTACCCGGCGAACGACGGTGCTGCTCATTGGCGAGACTGGAACCGGCAAAGAGCTGTTCGCGCGCGGGATTCACTACGCCGGTATCACGGCGAGTGAGCCGTTCGTGGCGATCAACTGCGCCGCGATACCCGACACACTGCTCGAGTCTGAATTGTTCGGTCACGAGCGCGGCGCGTTCACCGGCGCGACGACGCGCAAGCAAGGGCTGCTGGAGCTCGCGGGATCGGGTACGCTCTTCCTGGACGAGGTACATCATCTGCCTCGTCTGCTGCAGCCAAAGCTGTTGCGCGCGCTCGAGTCGCGACAGATTCGGCGGCTGGGTGGGCTCGACGAGATGCCAATCGACTGCCGCATCATTGCGGCGGCCAGCCCGCTTCTCGAGCAAGTCGTCGGCACGGGCGAGTTTCGCGAAGACTTGTACTACCGGCTGAATGTCTTCTCCATCTCGCTTCCGGCGCTCCGTGATCGACTCGACGACATCGAGATCATCGCCCGACATTTCCTGCATCAGGAAGCACGCGAGTATCAGCAGCCGAAGGAACTATCGGCCGAAGCGGTGGCCGCGTTGCGCGTGCATCGCTGGCCAGGCAATGTGCGTGAGCTCAAGAACGTCATCGAGCGCGCAGCGATTTTGAGCGCGGACGCGCGTGTCGTGCAAGCCGAGCATCTGATGATTCAGCGGCGGACGATGCGCGCGGTCAATCCGGAGCCGGGGATCGGCGACATTCACATCCCGCCGCAGGGGAAGCTTCTCGAGGACATCGAGCGAGAAGCCGTTGCGTTGACGCTTCGCCTGACCGGCGGGAATCAAGCGGCGGCGGCGCGGATGCTGGGCATCTCGCGACCGACGCTCGCCAAGAAGATGGCGCCTCGGGCACCGCAGCAACCGATATCGTCCGACCGCGCGCAATGA
- a CDS encoding HD domain-containing phosphohydrolase: MSQTLDHASLGPAVATLLDEGQNADRAGRREMARRRYEGALYLLRVERPDAAATIMRRIARTYLDEGALDVAVDCLTAALGVSEAANDLSGVAHALNFLAVTSSQRGEFDQAESYAERALHFAREAADLPLQAIIDQNLGVSASMRGDFTLALIHFEACLSSLRAADMREYMGDALNNMGLVYTQLGRLDEAHSSYDEAVTFYAAAGETPRRLLTLINSAELWIARREYDRAVAVCVNVLVEADATGDQRANGEANRHLGVVARVRGELEESERRLYSAYDNAMQREDLLLAAETAREQASLYELMGKNRETLQSLLRSHKLFTKLRAQHNLADLQRRVARLENSFYELVGRWAQSIESKDAYTLGHCERVADYACALARDVGFDDITLFWFRIGALLHDVGKIAVPSEILNKPGRLTPEEREAMELHAAAGANMLGDIDFPWDVIPMVRGHHERWDGTGYPDRLAGEDIHLSARITCIADVFDALTTDRPYRAGFTREQALAMMAADSGKLFDPELFARFERVVRTMDRLYVIPTPNRSRAVAAVAG, from the coding sequence ATGAGCCAGACGCTCGATCACGCATCCCTCGGTCCGGCGGTCGCGACGCTGCTCGACGAAGGGCAGAACGCCGACCGTGCCGGACGCCGCGAGATGGCGCGACGCCGGTATGAAGGCGCGCTCTATCTGCTGCGCGTTGAGCGTCCGGATGCCGCCGCGACGATCATGCGGCGCATCGCGCGAACCTACCTTGACGAAGGCGCGTTGGACGTGGCCGTCGACTGTCTCACGGCGGCGCTCGGAGTATCCGAAGCCGCGAACGACCTGTCTGGCGTCGCGCACGCGCTGAACTTTCTGGCTGTGACGTCGTCGCAGCGCGGAGAGTTCGACCAGGCCGAGTCCTATGCGGAGCGCGCGCTGCACTTCGCGCGCGAAGCGGCGGACCTGCCGCTCCAGGCGATCATCGATCAAAATCTGGGTGTGAGCGCGAGCATGCGCGGCGACTTCACGCTGGCGCTGATCCACTTCGAGGCGTGTCTCTCGTCGCTTCGCGCGGCGGACATGCGCGAGTACATGGGCGATGCGCTCAACAACATGGGCCTCGTGTACACCCAGCTTGGGCGGCTCGATGAGGCGCACTCTTCATATGATGAAGCGGTCACCTTCTACGCCGCTGCCGGCGAGACGCCTCGTCGTCTGCTGACCCTCATCAACTCGGCCGAGCTCTGGATCGCACGGCGGGAGTACGATCGCGCCGTGGCGGTTTGCGTGAATGTTCTCGTCGAAGCGGACGCCACCGGCGACCAGCGCGCAAACGGAGAAGCGAACCGGCATCTGGGGGTGGTCGCGCGAGTGCGCGGTGAGCTCGAAGAGTCGGAGCGACGCCTGTACAGTGCGTACGACAATGCCATGCAACGCGAAGATTTGTTGCTCGCGGCCGAAACGGCGCGCGAACAAGCGTCACTGTATGAGCTGATGGGAAAGAACCGCGAGACTCTGCAGTCGCTGCTGCGGTCGCACAAGTTGTTCACGAAGTTGCGTGCGCAGCACAATCTCGCGGATCTGCAGCGGCGCGTCGCACGGCTCGAGAACAGTTTCTACGAGCTCGTGGGCCGTTGGGCGCAGTCGATCGAATCCAAGGATGCGTACACGCTCGGCCATTGCGAGCGGGTGGCCGACTATGCGTGCGCGCTCGCGCGTGACGTGGGCTTCGATGACATCACCTTGTTCTGGTTCCGTATTGGCGCCCTGCTGCACGACGTCGGCAAGATCGCCGTGCCGTCAGAGATCTTGAACAAACCCGGCCGTTTGACGCCGGAAGAGCGCGAGGCAATGGAGCTGCACGCCGCGGCGGGCGCGAACATGCTCGGCGACATCGACTTCCCGTGGGACGTGATTCCGATGGTGCGCGGACATCACGAGCGTTGGGACGGTACTGGATATCCGGACCGCCTGGCCGGTGAAGATATTCACCTGAGCGCCCGCATTACGTGCATCGCCGACGTGTTCGACGCGCTCACGACGGACCGGCCGTATCGCGCCGGGTTCACGCGCGAGCAGGCGCTGGCGATGATGGCGGCGGACAGCGGCAAGCTGTTCGATCCCGAGCTTTTTGCGCGGTTCGAGCGGGTGGTGCGGACGATGGATCGGCTGTACGTGATTCCGACGCCGAATCGGTCGCGCGCGGTGGCAGCCGTCGCGGGATGA
- a CDS encoding tetratricopeptide repeat protein, with protein MAYTAGIAHALNCLAGLSQRRGDLHRAASQLIRALDLAERSDETRLVGSIEQNLGILSDVRGDPEGAARHYLIAQRVFESANDEQRLCWLLTNLGYLRMRQERYDEAEDIYSRALSIARARGDLMSEGTIEENRGEGRLIRGQIDDAYDPIRRAFDIAELRRDDGRLAAALKLRGAYERLVGRVNSAVETLRHALTLSTLGEDALLGAEVLYQFGLALYDAGDSKMAQEVWRAALEAFERIAAVDWVARVREVLTKGSSGRYF; from the coding sequence ATGGCGTACACCGCCGGCATCGCGCACGCGCTCAACTGTCTCGCCGGACTGTCGCAACGTCGCGGCGACCTGCACCGTGCAGCAAGCCAACTGATTCGCGCGCTCGATCTCGCCGAGCGATCCGATGAAACTCGTCTCGTGGGGAGTATCGAGCAGAACCTCGGCATCCTTTCCGATGTGCGTGGCGATCCGGAGGGCGCAGCCAGACACTATCTCATTGCCCAGCGTGTCTTCGAATCCGCGAACGATGAACAACGTCTCTGCTGGTTGTTGACGAACCTCGGCTATTTGCGGATGCGCCAGGAGCGCTACGACGAAGCGGAGGACATTTATTCTCGCGCACTTTCGATCGCCCGCGCCCGCGGCGATCTCATGTCTGAGGGAACGATCGAGGAAAATCGTGGCGAGGGGCGTTTGATTCGCGGCCAGATCGACGATGCCTACGATCCGATCCGCCGCGCCTTCGACATCGCCGAGCTGCGCCGCGACGACGGCCGCCTCGCCGCGGCGCTCAAACTTCGCGGCGCGTACGAGCGGTTGGTCGGCCGCGTGAACAGCGCGGTCGAGACGCTGCGACATGCGCTGACACTGAGCACGCTTGGTGAGGATGCCCTGCTCGGAGCCGAGGTCCTGTATCAATTTGGACTAGCGCTGTACGACGCCGGCGACTCGAAAATGGCTCAGGAGGTTTGGCGAGCCGCTCTAGAGGCCTTCGAGCGCATCGCGGCCGTGGATTGGGTCGCGCGGGTCCGGGAGGTGTTGACCAAGGGGTCGTCGGGTCGATACTTCTAG
- a CDS encoding HD domain-containing phosphohydrolase, with the protein MSTGATKAELSPAVATLLERAQQSERSGRRELSRQYYESALYLLRLGDGEHAATIMRRIARTYADDGVYDVALDCFEAALASAEARSDSSGAAHAINGLAVVHLIRGDLDEATSLYTRAKTFVTPAGEPQLDAMITQNLGIIASMRGELEVAIDQFTSCLATYRTAGLRERIGPVLNNIGLVFTRLNRFADAEAAYDEAIEHCAVSGDRPNRLLAMVNSTTLLLARGDVDSATRRCELVHSEATALGDQRALAETAKNQGVIALLSGRLDEAKHFLSAAYDGAVEREDLLLAAETAREQARLYEAMEDSRGVLRALSRSHRLFSKLRAQRDLVDLRHQISRLEQQFFDIVTRWAGSIESKDPYTLGHCERVADYACALALDAGFDEITLFWFRIGALLHDVGKITTPTEILNKPGRLTEEERATMQLHPAVGAEMLRDIEFPWDIIPIVRNHHERWDGAGYPDRLAGDQIPLTARITCIADVFDALTSDRPYRPGFSREKALEMMETDSGKMFDPELLPRFVRLVRQQPVHHGLPSPIRPIAAAPIL; encoded by the coding sequence ATGAGCACCGGCGCAACCAAGGCGGAATTGTCGCCGGCGGTGGCGACGCTGCTCGAGCGCGCGCAGCAGTCGGAGCGGTCGGGGCGGCGGGAGTTGTCGCGCCAGTATTATGAGTCGGCGTTGTACCTGCTGCGGTTGGGCGATGGCGAGCACGCCGCGACCATCATGCGCCGGATCGCTCGGACGTATGCCGACGACGGCGTGTATGACGTGGCCCTTGACTGCTTCGAGGCCGCCCTCGCCTCGGCTGAAGCGCGGTCCGACAGTTCGGGCGCGGCGCATGCTATCAACGGCCTTGCAGTGGTGCACTTGATTCGCGGAGACTTGGACGAAGCCACTTCGCTTTACACGCGTGCGAAGACCTTTGTGACGCCCGCCGGCGAGCCCCAGCTCGATGCGATGATCACCCAGAACCTCGGTATCATCGCAAGTATGCGTGGTGAGCTTGAGGTTGCAATCGATCAGTTCACTTCCTGTCTGGCCACATATCGTACTGCAGGTCTCCGCGAACGCATCGGACCAGTGCTTAACAATATTGGGTTGGTTTTCACCCGGCTCAACCGGTTCGCTGATGCCGAAGCGGCGTACGATGAAGCAATCGAACATTGCGCTGTCTCAGGCGACCGTCCGAATCGACTCCTTGCGATGGTCAATTCGACAACGCTTTTGCTCGCTCGAGGAGACGTAGATAGCGCCACTAGGCGCTGCGAGCTCGTGCATTCGGAGGCCACGGCGTTAGGAGATCAGCGGGCTCTCGCCGAAACTGCAAAGAATCAGGGAGTCATCGCTCTCTTGTCCGGAAGGTTGGACGAAGCCAAGCATTTTCTGTCAGCTGCTTATGACGGTGCCGTCGAGCGCGAGGATTTGTTGCTTGCTGCCGAGACGGCACGCGAACAAGCGAGGCTGTACGAGGCGATGGAAGACAGCCGTGGTGTCTTGCGGGCGCTCTCGCGGTCGCACCGCCTATTTTCAAAACTCCGCGCCCAGCGTGACCTGGTGGATTTGCGACACCAAATTTCACGGCTTGAGCAACAATTCTTCGATATCGTCACGCGATGGGCTGGATCGATCGAATCAAAAGACCCATATACGCTGGGTCACTGCGAACGAGTAGCCGACTACGCTTGCGCCCTGGCGCTTGACGCTGGCTTTGACGAGATCACTTTGTTTTGGTTCCGCATTGGCGCGCTGTTGCACGACGTCGGAAAGATCACGACCCCAACGGAGATCTTGAACAAACCGGGACGTCTGACAGAGGAAGAGAGAGCGACAATGCAGCTGCATCCCGCAGTCGGTGCCGAGATGCTACGCGATATCGAGTTTCCATGGGATATTATCCCGATTGTTCGAAACCATCACGAGCGATGGGATGGCGCGGGTTACCCGGACAGGCTCGCTGGCGATCAGATTCCGCTGACCGCGCGCATCACGTGTATCGCTGACGTCTTCGATGCCCTGACAAGCGATCGTCCGTACCGGCCAGGATTCAGCCGCGAGAAGGCACTGGAGATGATGGAAACCGACAGCGGTAAGATGTTTGATCCCGAGCTGCTTCCGCGATTTGTGCGTCTGGTTCGACAACAACCGGTGCATCATGGTTTGCCGTCGCCGATCCGGCCGATCGCCGCAGCGCCGATCCTTTAA
- a CDS encoding GreA/GreB family elongation factor, translating into MIEALKAKLGEEVEKLQYELNVTLPQEIRKAVELGDLRENSEYKAALERQQFVQARLGQLRQRLSKLSSIDPTQIPSDRVGLGSRVVVQDEKTGSKETYYLVFGDALEFEEGHVTMASPIGRALLGKAVGEIAFLRLPTLVRQLKVVELKTIHATEEADL; encoded by the coding sequence ATGATCGAAGCGCTGAAGGCAAAACTCGGAGAGGAAGTCGAAAAGCTGCAGTACGAGCTCAACGTCACTCTGCCGCAGGAAATTCGAAAAGCAGTCGAGCTGGGCGATCTCCGGGAAAACAGCGAGTATAAGGCTGCGCTCGAGCGCCAGCAGTTCGTTCAGGCACGCCTCGGTCAACTTCGGCAGCGCCTAAGCAAGTTGTCATCGATTGATCCGACACAGATCCCGTCCGACCGTGTCGGCTTGGGTTCAAGGGTCGTCGTTCAGGATGAAAAGACGGGATCGAAAGAGACCTATTACCTCGTCTTCGGCGACGCTCTCGAATTCGAAGAGGGCCACGTCACGATGGCGTCTCCTATCGGTCGTGCGCTACTTGGCAAGGCGGTCGGAGAGATCGCCTTTCTCAGGCTGCCGACATTAGTGCGTCAGCTCAAAGTCGTGGAACTCAAAACGATCCACGCAACCGAAGAGGCCGATCTTTAA